The Erinaceus europaeus chromosome 6, mEriEur2.1, whole genome shotgun sequence sequence CTATGTGCTTGTCCCCCCGCCCCCactggtgtctctcatctctctctctctctctcccccttctccccaggTTGTCTTCCCTCCTGGCTCTCCCATTCCCCTGAGAAGACTTTCCTCTGTtctggcttctcctcctcctgtcccTTTGCTCCAGCATCGCAGAGACACCGCGTCCGGCAGTtcctctccccagcccagcacacCTTCCCCCTTTACCCTGAGGCCCTCCACTGTCCCTTGTGTTTCTCCTGGGGGCCCGGGTGCTGGGGCAGAGCCCTGGGGAGGGGCCATGCAGGGCCACACCCCTCCCACTGCTGCGCCCCACACTGTGAGGTCCGTGGGCTGCCAGACGGAGGAGGACTCACTCTTCCCCCCAGTGCAGGCAGGCCTCTGCCCCAGCCCCACACACTGGCCTTGTGTGACCTGTCCACCCTGGCACCCCCTCCCTCATGCTCTAGCTGGGCACACACAGCTCCTCCTCAGGCCTCGCCTTGAGACAGACTCTCACTTCAGCTGGTATCTATTCTCCTATTCCCCCCCTTCCAGCTGTCTTCCAGCTTCCCTGTGGGGCTCCTCCAGAGCCCTGGGCCTGGGTGTTAGCATCTCCCCAGGACCATGTCTGGTTTgctcaccttctctctccctctctccttgggCTTCTCTCCCCAGGTTGCTTCTCCCTGGATATTATTCTCCTGCTCTCGAAACTGTCTGTCATTGGCCAGACAATCCTTTTATCTCATCCTGAGTTCCCTTTTGTGACATgacacactcccccccccccccagccttcctGCAAGTTTTCTAATTCTTCTTGACTTCTTGATAACAGTGTCTTATGCTCGTTTCCTTCCTTTGGATCCAGGGCCCGGAGCAGAGAGTGGATGGTGAGCTGTGCTGGGCAGCAGGCTGGCCTCCAGACCGCAGGGAGAGCAGCCCCTCAGGGCAGGATGAGGGAGGGGTCAGTGCCAGGGCCAGGGCCCTGTGTCCTGCTTGTCGTGTTCTCCTGGGGGTTTGGAGGCCTGTAGTACCTGCGCCCCTTCTCTGGCCCTGTGTGAGCCCTTGAGCCTCCAGACTGTCCTGTGGATGCCACCCGCATCCCCCAGGCTCTGGAGGCCCCAGAAAAGGttgctttaaacattttttttggcCTTAGTCCCTGAGATTCTCTGTCTCCACAGTTCATGGcacaggggaagacaggaagcagCTCTCCCCCAGGGGGACCCCCAAAGCCCGGCAGCCAGCTTGACAGCATGCTGGGAAGCCTGCAGTCTGACCTGAATAAGCTGGGGGTCGCCACGGTCGCCAAAGGGGTCTGCGGGGCCTGCAAGAAGCCCATCGCCGGGCAGGTGACGACCAGGGGGCGGGCAGGCGCGGACCCCTCTGCCCCAGAGCACATGCAGGCCTCAGGCCTGAGCCTCCCTCCGGCCTCCTCCACAGGTGGTGACCGCCATGGGCAAGACGTGGCACCCGGAGCACTTTGTCTGCACCCACTGCCAGGAGGAGATCGGATCCCGTAACTTCTTTGAGCGGGATGGCCAGCCCTACTGTGCAAAGGACTACCACAGCCTCTTCTCCCCGCGCTGCCACTACTGCAACGGGCCCATCCTGGACGTGAGTGCCCGAGCACCACGGGGAGACACCCTCAGCCACAccctctgaggtcacaggtcccGCCATACATCTGAGCTTGAAAGGCTGCCCTAACGTGCTAATgccgcccctccctccctcctctgctcCCCAATTCTGTCTGTGGGGACTTCCTCCCTGTGGTTAGGGTCCCTGCCCAGATAAATGACACTCAGTGGCAGCTCTGTCTTTTTCCCAtgtgtccccacctgctggggggaagcttcctatgtgatgaaatggtgctgcaggtgtctctctttctctcttcttatctccctcccctctcttaatttctctctgtgtctacccaatcaaatttttaaaaggccaggggtagatagtgtaatggttatgcaaaagagatgctcgtccctggggagtcgggctgtagcgcagcgggttaagcgcacatggcgcaaagcacaaggaccggcataaggatcccggttcgaaccccggctccccacctgcaggggagtcgcttcacaggcagtgaagcaggtctgcaggtgtctatctttctctcctcctctctgtcttcccctcctctctccatttctctctgtcctatccaacaacgacaacaacaataataactacaacaataaaacaacaagggcaacaaaagggaataaataaataaaataaaaataaaaaaaaaaagagatgctcgtccctgtggctccaaagtcccaggttcagtcccttgcaccaccagaagccagagttgaacagtgctctggttaataaaaaatatatttataaatttaaaaaaaagtatttaagaaaaagaaaaggtcctCTGAGAGATGGCTGTGCATTaacatttcttttatctttttagttttaaaggtctatgagagagagggagagagctggagCAGCACACAGGCACCCGGTTCTGAGCTTTGGTCTCTGCTCATCATTCTTGAAggcccagtgctttattcacaagGCCTCCTCCTAGGCCActacaagtaaataaattaaaagaaaaaaatttttaaagaaaaaagagcagatAGAAGAGAGCATagttgagagtcaggcagtagcgcagcaggttaagtgcacatggcgcaaagcacaaggaccagcggaaggatcccggttcgagcccccggctccccacctgcaggggagtcgcttcacaggcggtgaagcaggtctgcaggtgtctatctttctcttcccctctctgtcttcccctcctctctccatttctctctgtcctatccaacaacgacgacatcaataacaacaacaataactacaacaacaattaaaaaaaagaaaagaaatggagagagaaagataaacactttcagacctgcttcaccactcatgaagcatccccttttcaggtggggagcaggggttcgaacctgaatccttgcttatggtaacatgtgcgcttaactggatgtACCAATGCCCaagccctatttatttatttgtttgttagtttCTTTCTTACCAGGGCACtattctggctcatggtggtgtcagAGCGTGTACCTGggacattaaagtctttttttttttcttttttttttaccagagcactgttctgctctggtttatggtggtgcaggagattaaatGTGAAACTTTAGAGccggcctcaggcatgagagttgttttgcatagccattatgctatctacctccgcccCACAAAAGTCTTcttcataacaattatgctatttccccaatcTCTTCAAAAAAgagcaggccccccccccccggggggggggttctggtggtagtgcagcagattaagcacacatggcgcaaagcataaggacctgcgtaaggatcccggtgagcccccagctccccacctgcaggggacttgcttcacaggcagtgaagcaggtctgcaggtgtctgtctttttctcccccttctgtcttcccctcctttctccatttctctctgtcctatccaacaacaaacgacatcaacaataacaataataaccacaacaaggctacaacaacaagggcaacaaaagggggaaaatggcctccaggagcagtggattcatggtgcaggcaccgagccccagaaataacccaggaggcaaaaaaaaaaaaaaaaccaaaaaaataaagatgaagaagaagaaaaaaaaatagctcagcATTCTCAGTGGTGTTCAGAGCATAATCAGGGGTGGGCCACTCTTCCTAGGGAATGGGACTGGGGGTGCAGGGCAGAATATTCTTGCCTGGGAGTTTGTGGTGGGCTCTGTCCAGTGAGGCAGCAGTTTGACTCTGACCTTTCCACCCCCACTTGGCTCTCGCAGAAAGTGGTGACCGCCCTGGACCGGACGTGGCACCCCGAGCATTTCTTCTGTGCCCAGTGCGGAGCCTTCTTCGGCCCTGAAGGTACCAGCTGATTGTCTCATTCTCTGGCCACCCCAGACAGGGGCTGGGAGGGGGCAGGAGACTCTGCTGACACTGGTGTCGGGCTGGTTCCACCTCTGGGGCCCCTAACTCTGCACCCTGCAAATCCCTGCTGCTCAGGGTTCCACGAGAAAGACGGCAAGGCCTACTGTCGGAAGGATTACTTTGACATGTTCGCGCCCAAGTGTGGCGGCTGCGCCCGGGCCATCCTGGAGAACTACATCTCGGCCCTCAACACCCTTTGGCATCCCGAGTGCTTTGTGTGCCGGGTAAGGACCCTAGCCCCTCGTCTGGAGGCACTATGAGCAGAAACTAGGCAGGGGAGAGCCTCTTTCTGTGTCTTGTGGATCGAACTTGGAGGCCCCACTAGGGGCGTGAAGGGCAGGGGCACACCTCGTGAGGTCCGGCCGGTCCAGGGCTTAACATGAGAAGCCATAGCAAAGCAGGCGTGTCCCCTAGTCTTGTCCATGTGGGGCAGTGTGGAGACTGTCGTGTTTGGGAGAAGCACGAGTCCACTAAATGCAAAGGTTGAACAACCTCCACGGAAACGGAGGATTTTCGAAAAGGCGTTCTGCCGGGGGCTGCATGACGAGCCCACAGGTGTTACTAGGGCCCAGCAAGGGTTCTCTGACCAGATGAGTTTGGGGAACACTGTTAACTGCAGGACTCGCCCATCTCAGTGTGTAGGTGCTTCTGCACGACTTGCTTTTTGGCTCTGGGGTTGCTGGGCCCACCACCTGGTCACGGGCCCTGAAGTCAGACCTGCTTTTGAACCCAGCTCTGCAACCTGGTGGTTGTAGGATTCTGAGCATGGCACCTACTTGACAGTGGCCCCTGGCGGGAGAGCCTAGTAGGTGTTGAACAGACAGGGTGGCTCGCCCCTCAGAGCACACATCTTGCTGTGTCCAAGGACCGAGTTTCAGCTGTGGCACTGCGTGAGAGCACTCGGAatggctccatggatggtggagcagtgctgtggtgtctccctttctgcctttccctctctcctctctaaaagAAGATGCTTAGCAGGTGGGAGTGGTTAGGAGAGTGTCAGTCTgcctgctggtggtgcacctgttgagtgcatgcattgcccccacacacacacacacacacaacggcctgggggacacttcacaagcagtgaagcaggtctgcaggtgtctgtctttctctctcttccactgtctccctcccctttcccgaaaaatttctctctgtcctagcagaaaaaaaaaaaaaggccactaggagctggtgattcatagtgccaatagcagggcccagtgataaccttcgtggtgattaaaaaaaaaaaaaaaaaaaacaggtggcgAGGCTGGGTGGTCGcgcatgtggttgagtgcacgcTACAGAAATAGAGGGTGCGGGGCAGGACTGCCATCTTTTGGAAGGGAGgctgcctcagagccctgcctagGCTGAGCCCCCTTTCCTTGGCTGCCCCTCTTCTGCTCGGCAGGAGTGCTTCACGCCTTTCATCAACGGCAGCTTTTTCGAGCACGACGGGCAGCCCTACTGTGAGGTGCACTACCACGAACGGCGCGGCTCGCTCTGCTCCGGCTGCCAGAAGCCCATCACTGGCCGCTGCATCACCGCCATGGCCAAGAAGTTCCATCCCGAGCACTTCGTCTGTGCCTTCTGCCTCAAGCAGCTCAATAAGGGCACCTTCAAGGAGCAGAACGACAAGCCTTACTGTCAGAACTGCTTCCTCAAGCTCTTCTGCTAGGTGCCCAGCCCCTTAGCGGCCCCTCCCTGGCCCAGCTTCCCCAGCTGCCACTGTGACCCAGAGGCCCCCTGGGTGAAGGGGCCCACCCCACTGAAACTGGAACCCGTGTCCTCCTGTGATCAGTGGGTGCAGGATGGTGGGGGGCCTCGGGGgaccctcctgcttctcctcaccCCTCCCCGCCAGGCTGCCAACTCTTCATCCTCCTGGAGGATGTCCCCCATGTGTCCCCATGAGCCCACCTGGCCTGGCCAGCACCCCACACTGGAGCCGTCTCCTACTCAACTTTTGGCAGTGGAGTCGGGGGGAAGGGCAGGCGAGGTATGTGGGGCTTTTTATCCTTATTTCCCCTGCCCTAATCATCCTTGTTCTGAGTATTGGGGGACACCCAGCTCCCCCTAGTCAATGCCAGCAGAATCCCTTCCTTCCCAGGGCTGGTGTGTCCCAGGGATCTCAGAAGGTTCCTCGTgttcccctgccctccctccgGTCTCCGCAGACCGGGGTGActgcccccaccctgcaccccacCACTACTCTGGTTCTACTGAGAAAGCCTCTCCAGCAATAATGTTTTCTAGTCACTTCCTCCGTCGCCAGGGAGGGCGCGAGATGCCAGGGCACTGTGCCGACTTTGGTAGATTTCTACACTGAGGTTTGAATTCCTAGCGTCTCCAGTTGCTTTTACTTCTCTCTACAGtgactttttttaaagagattttaaagATGCTCCTTTTTTTGTACTCTCCTCTGGGCCTGCCGCCTCTGGTCTTCTCAGTGCCTGAGGCCCGGAGCTTGCCTTGTCTTGGGGGCTTTGAGGGGCAGGGAAGcaacttgtatttttcttttttcttctcataaGCAGGTGAACTGGGAGCGGCTCTgtgacccctcacccccacccccttgcacTTCATGGCTCTCTAGGACTGTTTTTTGTAAACTGCTGTATTTTGAACCCCTTCCTGTTTACTACCCAGGCCAGCAAGCTTTTCACTGAAATTGGCCATGGGTGTCTGCTCTGCCCTTTTGGGCCTAGAGTTCTGAACCTCATCCATCATGTTCCTAACGGAGAAAGAGGGGAATGGAGCCTTTGAGGGTGCTGTTCCCTCTTCAGAAAGCCATTGGGAGCACCTGCTCCCCCGGGAACCTGGCAACAGAGAGAACCCACTAGATGCTCTCAACCCCTCACATGCCTGGGGCTCTTGGTCCTGCCTTCTCAGGAATCTGGGATCTGATTTTGACCACAGATCTTGATTTCATCTGGCCCCCTTTCCCCCCACAGACTGACTTCAGGCTCTTCCTCTTACAGTTGGGGCTCTCTGGCGGTAGGGTGTGGAGGGAGTCCAGATTATTTCGTGGGGGCCTGATGGGACTTGGGGGCGGAGAGGACAGAATCCTGAGGAAGCAATGGAAACCTCCAGAGTTCACCCCAGAGGTGAAACAGGAGCCCTGCGGCAGGCCTGGGGGTTGTGGTGGGCAGAAAGGTGCCGCATTGGGGTTGAAGACAAGGCAGACCTCGACCACTCAGCGAGCCTCATGATGGACTCAGAGCACTTTGTCTCTGGAGAAGGCCCTTGTCTGTGGCCAGGACTGAGAGCAGCACTGGTCTGGGGAGGTCAGCCTAGCCCCTTCTGTCTCTGCTTCCACACAGAGAGGCCTTATCGCTCTGTTTACAGTGACCCATCCCAGGCCCCAGCCAGGGACGGACTGGGGCTACAAGGCTCCTAACCTCTGGGTCAATGGTtattggatgattttttttttccttctgcaaaTGTCTAACCTGGCTTCCCACTCCCATTTCAATACTTGTGATTTATGCCAATAAAGTTTGCCATTATTTTCACCTGTGCTGGGGCCTTTTTCTCCATGGCCTGAGCTGACGGCAATCTGAGCAAGAAGGAATGCTTCATCCCTCCCAGACTTACCTGGAACCTAGTTTGAGAGGGAATCCTGGAAGTTCATTTACTTGAGACAAACAGCCCTGGGCATGGGATTCCCTTCTCTCACTTGTCCCTAGGGGAGATTGGAGATTGGGGAGACTGGGAGCAGGGTTGCTGGGCCTGCCCTGGGTGCTCTCCTGGGGTTCACCCAGGGTCTGCTCATAGGTCTGTGGGTGGCCTTATACTAGTAGGCAGGGAAGGAACTTAAGAAAGCAAAATCatgggcgcacgtggcgcaaagcacaagaaccggtgtgaggatcccggttcgagcccccggctcctcacctgcaggggagttgcttcacaggcggtgaaacgggtctacaggtgtctatctttctcttcccctctctctccatttctctctgtcctatccaacaacgaacaacatcaacaatggcaataataatgaccacaacgagactacaacaacaagagcaacaaagggggaaaaagatggcctccaggaacggtggattcatggtggattcatggtgcaggcaccgagcccagcaataaccctggaggaaaaaaaaaaaaaaagaaagcaaaatcaaCACGTGCAAGGCAGTCCTCAGCATGCAGACAGGATATGAGCCCTGAGCTTGTCTCTGCCTGTGTTCTCACCTGGACctaacaccccacccccaccccacgcgGCTGCTGGCACAGCATCTTCGGTGTAGGATCTTCCCAAACGGAAGGTGCTGAATTTGCTATTAAGGGAGTCATTACTGCCCCCTGGCGGTCATGTCCGCTTTCCAGCCTTCCTCCTGACTGGTCTGAACCTCCCctgcagccaggcctctgtcaggtGCTTTAGTCTCGAGCTGTGGCTTCTCAGCAGACGTTGAATTCTAGTCTGAaccctgattattattattattatttattattacctccagggttattgctgggattcggtgcctgcactattaatccactgctcttggaggccatttcccccccttttgttgtccttgttgttcattgttgttgttgttgttggataagacagaaaaatccagagaggaaaggaagacggggagacacctgcagacctgtttcactgcttgtgaagcgacccccctgcaggtggggagccaggggctcaagctgggatccttatgccggtccttgcactttgcaccctgtgtgcttaacccgatgcgctactgcccgcccTCCTAAACCCTGATTATTTCACAGGGAGCTCAGAAGTGGAAATCGCTTGCAGCCCACACCCAGATGTAACTATCTGGTGGATTTTCTCAGCTCATATTGGATTTGGGGCAACTATTTGACCTGTTTGCCAATTTTCCCAGTGACAAAACGGAAGTAGGAATATTAAAACTTTTAGGGGTGTTGCAAAAATTAACAGCTGTAGTATGTGCAAGGTGCTTAGCACAATGGTGAGTGTATTGCCACGGAAAAGAGATCTCAGCAGTGGCCAACTCTGAGAGCTTCCCATGGGTTGATTATCGATTTTTCAAACAAAACACAGACATTTCTAACTAGATCATCTAAAAAGGGTGGTGATagggaagaggggaaagaaaaccCACCTGTGCTAGCATCTGCTTTcgttagaaaacaaaacaaaaaaacattgttGCAGTAAGTGTGGAATGAATGAAGATATGAGAAGTTAACATTTATTAAGTTCCTCCTACATTTCAGGAACTGTGTTTTTAAGTatctattatttgataggacagagagaagttgcaaGGGCAAGGGATGCTAGAGACATTCCTGAAGCCTGAacagaggtccttgcacatggtcacgaAAGCTCTCCAttaggtgtgctgccacccagatCTTTGTGTTAAGTATTAACACAGATCTCACTTAATCCTTGTAACAGTTCCAGAATGTGTGTATGATTATTACCTATGCTTTACAGAGAAGGGAACAGAGAGCCAGGCTAAAGCATGTTTTATGATGATATAGCTAGAAAGTGACAGAATAAGGATAGGACTGTTTGGTCATATCCCAGTAGATCCAGGCCATCTGACTGCGATCTCCGTACCATTCATTCAAACTATAACTTACTATATACTAGGCACAAGACAAAATATTTCTGCTTTTGAGGAACTTGTGATTTTTTgctgggaaagagagacaacaatACAActaaaggctggggagatagtataatggatcTGCAAAAGGCTTTTAAAACTGAGGctctgtgatccaggaggtggcgcagtggataaagcattggattctcaaccatgagggtcctgagttcgatccccgacagcacatgtagcagagtgatgtctggttctttctctcctccagtctttctcgtgaataaataaataaattcttaaaaaataaaaaaagaggctctgaggtccctggttcattcCCAGGTTCATAAGCAAGAAttaagcagtgctcaggtcttcctgtgtttttttcttttatctcagaATCtcttc is a genomic window containing:
- the PXN gene encoding paxillin isoform X6, translated to MDDLDALLADLESTTSHISKRPVFLSEETPYSYPTGNNTYQETAVPPPVPPPPSSEALNGTVLDPLDQWQPSAPRFTHQQPPSPVYGSSAKASGAPIPQDDGGGVLGLRAAEEEHVYSFPNKQKSAEPSPTVMSSSLGSNLSELDRLLLELNAVQHSPPGFPTDDANSGPPLPGALSPLYGISENNSSLGVKAGPLTKEKPKRNGGRGLEDVRPSVESLLDELESSVPSPVPTITVNPDSPQRVTSSQQQTRISASSATRELDELMASLSDFKGPEQRVDGELCWAAGWPPDRRESSPSGQDEGGFMAQGKTGSSSPPGGPPKPGSQLDSMLGSLQSDLNKLGVATVAKGVCGACKKPIAGQVVTAMGKTWHPEHFVCTHCQEEIGSRNFFERDGQPYCAKDYHSLFSPRCHYCNGPILDKVVTALDRTWHPEHFFCAQCGAFFGPEGFHEKDGKAYCRKDYFDMFAPKCGGCARAILENYISALNTLWHPECFVCRECFTPFINGSFFEHDGQPYCEVHYHERRGSLCSGCQKPITGRCITAMAKKFHPEHFVCAFCLKQLNKGTFKEQNDKPYCQNCFLKLFC
- the PXN gene encoding paxillin isoform X5 is translated as MDDLDALLADLESTTSHISKRPVFLSEETPYSYPTGNNTYQETAVPPPVPPPPSSEALNGTVLDPLDQWQPSAPRFTHQQPPSPVYGSSAKASGAPIPQDDGGGVLGLRAAEEEHVYSFPNKQKSAEPSPTVMSSSLGSNLSELDRLLLELNAVQHSPPGFPTDDANSGPPLPGALSPLYGISENNSSLGVKAGPLTKEKPKRNGGRGLEDVRPSVESLLDELESSVPSPVPTITVNPDSPQRVTSSQQQTRISASSATRELDELMASLSDFKVVFPPGSPIPLRRLSSVLASPPPVPLLQHRRDTASGSSSPQPSTPSPFTLRPSTVPCVSPGGPGAGAEPWGGAMQGHTPPTAAPHTVRSVGCQTEEDSLFPPVQGPEQRVDGELCWAAGWPPDRRESSPSGQDEGGFMAQGKTGSSSPPGGPPKPGSQLDSMLGSLQSDLNKLGVATVAKGVCGACKKPIAGQVVTAMGKTWHPEHFVCTHCQEEIGSRNFFERDGQPYCAKDYHSLFSPRCHYCNGPILDKVVTALDRTWHPEHFFCAQCGAFFGPEGFHEKDGKAYCRKDYFDMFAPKCGGCARAILENYISALNTLWHPECFVCRECFTPFINGSFFEHDGQPYCEVHYHERRGSLCSGCQKPITGRCITAMAKKFHPEHFVCAFCLKQLNKGTFKEQNDKPYCQNCFLKLFC
- the PXN gene encoding paxillin isoform X7, whose product is MDDLDALLADLESTTSHISKRPVFLSEETPYSYPTGNNTYQETAVPPPVPPPPSSEALNGTVLDPLDQWQPSAPRFTHQQPPSPVYGSSAKASGAPIPQDDGGGVLGLRAAEEEHVYSFPNKQKSAEPSPTVMSSSLGSNLSELDRLLLELNAVQHSPPGFPTDDANSGPPLPGALSPLYGISENNSSLGVKAGPLTKEKPKRNGGRGLEDVRPSVESLLDELESSVPSPVPTITVNPDSPQRVTSSQQQTRISASSATRELDELMASLSDFKFMAQGKTGSSSPPGGPPKPGSQLDSMLGSLQSDLNKLGVATVAKGVCGACKKPIAGQVVTAMGKTWHPEHFVCTHCQEEIGSRNFFERDGQPYCAKDYHSLFSPRCHYCNGPILDKVVTALDRTWHPEHFFCAQCGAFFGPEGFHEKDGKAYCRKDYFDMFAPKCGGCARAILENYISALNTLWHPECFVCRECFTPFINGSFFEHDGQPYCEVHYHERRGSLCSGCQKPITGRCITAMAKKFHPEHFVCAFCLKQLNKGTFKEQNDKPYCQNCFLKLFC